The following are from one region of the Vitis riparia cultivar Riparia Gloire de Montpellier isolate 1030 chromosome 14, EGFV_Vit.rip_1.0, whole genome shotgun sequence genome:
- the LOC117930495 gene encoding uncharacterized protein LOC117930495 encodes MLAQLDDLGKEHAIYYLSKRMLEYECKYIMIERLCLALVWATRRLRHYMTEYFVLLVSRLDPLRYLFDRPVLTGRLMRWLVLLTEFDIHYVTQKSVKGSIVADHLASLSISDDRSVDDDFPDEQIVSMTSITGWWLYFDGAANQSGFGIGILLISPQGDHIPRSVRLAFSDHHRLTNNIVEYEACITGLEIAFDLGIRQYIHLPRAENQFADALATLASMIVILMGVTVRPLLIETRSAPAYYCLIGEIEDQIELPWYHDIYQFLSCGTYPE; translated from the exons atgttagctcagcttGATGATTTGGGGAAGGAGCATGCCAtctattatttgagtaagaggatgcttgaGTATGAGTGCAAGTAcattatgattgagcgcctttgcttggcattggtttgggccactagGAGACTTagacattacatgacagagtattTCGTGCTCTTGGTCTCACGATTGGACCCGTTAAGGTATCTATTTGACAGGCCTGTTCTGACCGGTAGGCTCATGAGATGGCTGGTATTGTTAacagagtttgatattcattatGTCACACAGAAGTCAGTAAAAGGAAGCATTGTTGcagatcatctagcttctttatCGATATCCGATGACAGATcggttgatgatgatttccctgATGAGCAGATTGTTTCAATGACTAGTATTACGGGATGGTggttgtactttgatggtgccgCCAATCAGTCGGGGTTTGGCATTGGTATCTTGTTAATATCACCACAGGGTGATCATATCCCCAGATCAGTCCGGTTAGCATTTTCTGATCATCACCGGTTGACGAATAATATTGTGgagtatgaggcttgcattACAGGTTTGGAGATTGCATTTGATCTTGGCATTAGACA GTATATACATCTGCCTAGGGCGGAGAATCAGTTTGCCGATGCATTAGCCACCTTGGCTTCTATGATTGTGATCCTCATGGGGGTGACTGTTAGGCCATTGCTGATTGAAACTAGGTCTGCACCAGCTTACTATTGTCTGATTGGAGAGATAGAGGATCAGATTGAGTTGCCATGGTATCACGATATTTATCAGTTTCTGTCATGCGGCACTTACCCAGAGTGA